A single window of Pseudomonas lijiangensis DNA harbors:
- a CDS encoding type III secretion system chaperone, whose product MKSADLSVAVERWLDSNEPVLLLQVDQQPLSIKRSNAGLIYLAPLSAAWRGGDDGLEAALRLSGPSIRRFCGALALDPETSHLCLVQYQKFQSTALVIHDIEELVNQRDVWESMLEPRKVTPPRQFMRPMALRGSYV is encoded by the coding sequence ATGAAATCCGCTGATCTGAGCGTTGCTGTCGAGCGTTGGCTCGACAGCAACGAACCTGTCTTGCTGTTGCAAGTCGATCAGCAGCCGTTAAGCATTAAACGCAGCAATGCAGGGCTGATTTATCTCGCACCGCTGAGCGCGGCATGGCGCGGTGGCGATGATGGGCTCGAGGCCGCATTGCGCCTTTCCGGCCCCAGCATCAGACGCTTTTGCGGGGCGCTGGCACTGGATCCCGAAACCAGTCACTTGTGCCTTGTGCAATACCAGAAGTTTCAGAGTACGGCATTGGTCATTCATGACATTGAAGAGCTGGTCAACCAGCGCGATGTCTGGGAATCGATGCTTGAACCCAGGAAGGTGACCCCGCCAAGGCAATTCATGCGGCCTATGGCACTGAGAGGCTCTTATGTTTAA
- a CDS encoding type III secretion system chaperone has translation MANSQRDAQRFIARLSETLGTSLTLQNGVCALYDSQNRQAAVIEVPKLSDNVVIHCSLGQVRKSQENMQRLLNINFDVASLRGCWLALDQQELRLCTQRELARLDEVQFCDLVNGFMTQVQQTRTTVQPLLN, from the coding sequence ATGGCGAACTCCCAACGCGACGCGCAACGTTTTATTGCGCGTCTTAGTGAAACACTCGGTACATCTTTAACCCTCCAAAATGGTGTCTGCGCTTTGTATGACAGCCAGAACCGTCAAGCCGCCGTTATCGAAGTGCCCAAGCTCAGTGACAATGTGGTTATTCATTGCAGTCTGGGCCAAGTGCGCAAGAGCCAGGAAAACATGCAGCGTCTGCTCAACATCAACTTTGATGTTGCAAGTCTGCGTGGCTGCTGGCTGGCCCTTGATCAGCAAGAATTGCGTCTGTGCACCCAGCGTGAACTGGCTCGTCTCGACGAAGTCCAGTTCTGCGATCTGGTCAACGGCTTCATGACGCAGGTCCAGCAAACCCGCACCACCGTTCAGCCCTTGCTGAATTGA
- the sctJ gene encoding type III secretion system inner membrane ring lipoprotein SctJ — protein sequence MHPKAIRLAILMLLALMMAGCGDRMELHRDLTEQDANEVLAELAGKNIDAQKRLDKGGVAVLVSTQDISRAVRVLEAVGLPRRSRSTLGEVFRKEGVISSPMEERARYIYALSQELEQTLSQIDGVVVARVHVVLPERIAPGEPVQPASAAVFIKYRNDLEPDSILPRIRRMVASSIPGMANADEKKLAVVFVPSQGYQESVPMVSVGPFTMTRDRLEFWQWMAVLCTFGIALMLAGLWALNPQWRQRFMPRPAVAAEPPK from the coding sequence ATGCACCCCAAGGCAATCAGGCTGGCCATCCTTATGCTTTTGGCGTTAATGATGGCTGGTTGCGGCGACCGTATGGAGCTGCATCGCGATCTGACCGAGCAGGATGCCAACGAAGTGTTGGCAGAACTTGCGGGTAAAAACATTGACGCGCAAAAACGCCTGGACAAGGGTGGAGTCGCAGTCCTGGTTTCCACGCAGGATATTTCCCGGGCCGTGCGGGTGCTTGAGGCTGTAGGCCTGCCTCGCCGGTCACGCTCGACGCTGGGGGAAGTGTTTCGCAAGGAGGGTGTGATTTCCTCTCCCATGGAAGAACGGGCGCGCTATATCTACGCCTTGTCTCAGGAGCTGGAGCAGACCCTGTCGCAGATCGATGGTGTCGTGGTTGCCAGGGTGCATGTCGTGCTGCCCGAGCGTATCGCGCCGGGGGAGCCGGTTCAGCCGGCCTCGGCTGCGGTGTTCATCAAATACCGCAATGATCTTGAGCCCGACAGCATATTGCCGCGCATCCGCCGCATGGTTGCCAGCAGTATTCCAGGCATGGCCAATGCGGACGAGAAAAAGCTGGCAGTGGTGTTCGTTCCTTCCCAGGGTTATCAGGAGTCGGTGCCGATGGTCAGTGTCGGGCCGTTCACCATGACGCGCGACCGCCTGGAGTTCTGGCAGTGGATGGCGGTGCTCTGTACGTTCGGGATCGCCCTGATGCTGGCTGGCCTGTGGGCACTCAACCCGCAATGGCGACAACGCTTCATGCCGCGGCCTGCTGTAGCGGCGGAACCGCCGAAATGA
- the sctC gene encoding type III secretion system outer membrane ring subunit SctC: MAAVPEEWRQSAYAYEAAQTPLSTVLKDFASSYGVGLEMNGVSGVVDAKIRAGNAQEFLDRMALEHQFQWFLYNGKLYVSPQSGQVSQRLEVSSDAAPDLKQALTDIGLLDKRFGWGELPDEGVVLVSGPARYIELIRGFSKEKVKAEEKQQVMMFSLRYAAVADRDIHYREQSITIPGVATLLDGLLDSKQVVPPSPQDPMANIQALQGMADIGRNKIINLATERTASRDKPKAGKTSSNRKVVADVRNNAVLIYDNPEKRDMYQQLIQQLDQPSNLVEIDAIILDIDRTQLSALESRWSARAGSVNFGSSLLTGGSATLSISDFDRFFADIQALEGQGVASVIARPSVLTLENQPAVIDFSRTAYITATGERVANVQSVTAGTSLQVIPRTIAGAQPNRFQLIIDIEDGQLDRSRDGETPDVKRGTVSTQAVISENRSLVIGGFHVDETGQRHDKVPLLGDLPVLGPLFTSKRQEVSRRERLFILTPRLIGDQIDPARYIATENRPQLDKALALSGSPNSRERKKIAISNAFADLVKGRIPSDVKEASSGVRLGDLCRVGSGLSIDPARGQWFGGNGFDIAVGVVRNNSSKAQDFSLASCSGGRTLAVTMLPAGRLQPGQSTEVFVATRPVATIATPASPARVSILPP, translated from the coding sequence ATGGCCGCGGTACCTGAAGAGTGGCGCCAGTCTGCTTATGCCTACGAGGCAGCCCAGACTCCCTTGAGCACCGTGCTGAAGGATTTTGCCAGCTCCTATGGCGTGGGCCTGGAGATGAATGGCGTCAGCGGTGTGGTGGATGCAAAGATTCGCGCGGGCAATGCCCAGGAGTTCCTGGATCGCATGGCCCTGGAACATCAATTTCAATGGTTCCTGTACAACGGCAAGTTGTACGTGAGCCCACAGTCGGGGCAAGTTTCGCAACGGCTGGAAGTGTCTTCCGATGCCGCCCCCGACCTGAAGCAGGCGCTGACCGACATCGGCCTGCTGGACAAGCGTTTCGGCTGGGGTGAACTGCCGGATGAGGGCGTGGTGCTGGTCAGTGGTCCCGCTCGCTATATCGAGCTGATCCGCGGTTTCAGCAAGGAAAAGGTCAAGGCCGAAGAGAAGCAGCAGGTCATGATGTTTTCGTTGCGCTATGCCGCCGTGGCCGATCGCGATATCCACTATCGGGAGCAGAGCATCACCATTCCCGGTGTCGCGACACTGCTCGACGGCTTGCTGGACAGCAAGCAGGTCGTACCGCCTTCACCCCAGGACCCGATGGCCAATATCCAGGCCTTGCAGGGCATGGCGGATATCGGCCGCAACAAGATCATCAACCTGGCCACCGAACGTACCGCTTCACGTGACAAGCCCAAGGCCGGCAAGACCTCCAGTAATCGCAAGGTGGTCGCCGATGTGCGCAACAATGCGGTGCTGATCTATGACAACCCGGAAAAGCGCGACATGTATCAGCAGTTGATCCAGCAACTGGATCAACCGAGCAATCTGGTGGAAATCGACGCAATCATTCTGGACATCGATCGTACTCAACTGAGCGCTCTGGAGTCTCGCTGGTCGGCACGTGCCGGCTCGGTAAACTTTGGCAGCTCACTCCTGACCGGTGGTTCGGCCACGCTTTCCATCAGTGATTTCGATCGCTTCTTTGCCGACATCCAGGCACTGGAAGGGCAGGGTGTGGCATCCGTGATCGCCAGGCCTTCGGTGCTGACCCTTGAAAACCAGCCTGCCGTGATCGATTTCAGCCGCACCGCGTATATCACGGCCACCGGTGAGCGGGTCGCCAACGTGCAATCGGTCACTGCCGGGACCAGCCTGCAAGTTATCCCTCGCACCATTGCCGGTGCGCAGCCCAACCGCTTCCAGTTGATCATCGACATCGAGGACGGCCAGCTCGATCGCTCCCGCGACGGCGAAACCCCGGATGTGAAGCGAGGCACGGTCAGCACCCAGGCGGTCATCAGCGAAAACCGTTCGTTGGTGATTGGCGGATTTCATGTCGATGAAACCGGCCAGCGCCATGACAAGGTGCCACTGCTGGGGGACCTGCCTGTTCTGGGGCCGCTGTTCACGTCCAAGCGCCAGGAGGTTTCACGACGCGAGCGTCTGTTCATCCTCACGCCAAGGCTGATTGGCGACCAGATCGATCCGGCGCGCTACATCGCTACTGAAAACCGTCCACAACTGGACAAGGCACTGGCCCTCAGTGGCTCGCCCAACAGTCGCGAGCGCAAGAAAATAGCCATCTCCAACGCCTTTGCCGACCTGGTCAAGGGACGCATCCCGAGTGATGTTAAAGAGGCATCTTCTGGTGTGCGTCTGGGGGACCTGTGTAGAGTGGGGAGCGGGCTTTCGATTGATCCTGCGCGGGGTCAATGGTTTGGCGGTAATGGCTTCGATATTGCTGTTGGCGTCGTTCGTAATAACAGCAGCAAGGCTCAGGATTTCTCTCTGGCATCCTGCTCCGGGGGTCGTACACTTGCTGTAACAATGTTGCCTGCCGGGCGCCTTCAGCCAGGTCAATCAACTGAAGTGTTTGTGGCAACCCGGCCGGTGGCGACGATTGCGACACCTGCCAGTCCTGCCAGAGTATCAATACTGCCGCCTTGA
- a CDS encoding EscI/YscI/HrpB family type III secretion system inner rod protein → MAVTRVSTHHTGLFETEVTSPPSGPTPAEADIAWFNAAMRSADPKPASDSQMLVSPISKASTAYQKESERVDRDLQRAARSSDPKMAMDANRSLSSFYLESLLSAKLVSKAAQTVEKLTSLQ, encoded by the coding sequence ATGGCCGTTACTCGCGTATCAACTCATCACACTGGCCTCTTCGAGACAGAGGTGACATCGCCACCGTCTGGTCCTACTCCTGCCGAGGCGGACATTGCCTGGTTCAATGCCGCCATGCGCTCTGCAGATCCCAAGCCTGCCAGCGATTCGCAAATGCTGGTATCGCCGATTTCCAAGGCATCGACCGCTTACCAGAAAGAGTCGGAAAGGGTTGATCGAGACCTGCAGCGAGCCGCTCGCTCGAGCGATCCGAAAATGGCAATGGATGCCAACCGTTCCCTGTCTTCCTTTTATCTGGAAAGCCTGCTCAGCGCCAAGCTGGTGAGCAAGGCGGCCCAGACTGTGGAAAAACTGACCAGTCTGCAATAA
- a CDS encoding serine kinase, which translates to MLSSDALRRRLDNNFENTQKDLDSAALSLDAFSPDDWHAFNSAIRQSSTASWAVNQEIVVKHNLAKAIINEIR; encoded by the coding sequence ATGCTTTCTTCCGATGCACTCAGACGCCGTCTCGACAACAACTTCGAAAACACTCAAAAGGATCTGGACTCGGCTGCACTGAGTCTGGACGCCTTCTCCCCGGATGATTGGCACGCCTTCAACTCGGCTATCCGGCAGTCCTCGACCGCCAGCTGGGCTGTGAACCAGGAGATTGTGGTCAAGCACAACCTCGCCAAGGCAATCATCAATGAAATCCGCTGA
- a CDS encoding pectate lyase, with translation MADIAGISGFSQSGLSGLSGLSGGLGGATAGAATGQGGQSALEQLAGMLAEMLLGSGSGSGGGAGAGSGSGAGQAGKSGQSDIDSLLQSLQGGEQKDGSSKGANGTGDESSKELLTQVLMALFEKILGGSDSSSGTGEGGGNGAGSGSGSPVSGAGGGAGGGTKGLEGLGSGQGLGGTQGAGAGGGSGSVEDLVNTLMKSLGGGSMDNAIQPTSDGGGQVSQDGKLKELLEMIAQFMDSHPETFNQPSDSSSKGTGGGGGGGGAPAPSVGGGGGGGGGGGGATPAPSAGGGGGGAAPAPSVGGGGGGAAPTPSIGGAAPTPGTGSPAGTGSAGSSTPVSFPTASGSPTVVNETIKVGPGEVFDGQGKTFTAGPSLGDGGQGEGQKPIFELAEGATLKNVTFGENAADGVHVRAGNEKAVNVDNVHWTNVGEDALTVKGEGGAKVTNLNITNSSAQGANDKIFQLNADANVSVDNFKAKDFGTFMRTNGGQQGNWNLDLKNVDAENGKFSFVKSDSEGLNLTTSGINLKNVEHAYDKLPGSTNHKEV, from the coding sequence ATGGCTGATATCGCGGGTATTTCGGGTTTTTCCCAAAGTGGTCTTTCCGGTCTTTCGGGACTATCCGGTGGTCTGGGCGGGGCTACAGCAGGTGCTGCCACGGGGCAGGGCGGACAATCCGCTCTGGAGCAACTGGCCGGCATGCTGGCTGAAATGTTGCTCGGTTCCGGTTCTGGCTCCGGTGGTGGTGCCGGCGCAGGTTCGGGTTCCGGTGCGGGCCAGGCTGGCAAGTCGGGCCAGAGCGACATCGATTCCTTGCTGCAGTCCCTGCAAGGCGGCGAGCAGAAGGATGGCAGCTCCAAGGGTGCGAACGGCACCGGTGACGAATCGTCCAAAGAGCTGCTGACTCAGGTTCTGATGGCGCTGTTCGAAAAAATTCTTGGTGGTTCCGACTCTTCGTCGGGCACGGGCGAAGGCGGTGGCAACGGCGCGGGTTCCGGTTCGGGTTCGCCGGTAAGCGGTGCAGGCGGCGGTGCTGGTGGCGGCACCAAAGGGCTTGAAGGTCTGGGCTCGGGCCAGGGTCTGGGTGGAACTCAGGGCGCAGGCGCGGGTGGCGGTTCCGGCAGCGTCGAAGATCTGGTCAACACCCTGATGAAAAGTCTGGGTGGCGGTTCCATGGATAACGCAATCCAGCCGACCTCCGATGGCGGTGGCCAGGTATCCCAGGACGGCAAGCTCAAAGAGCTGCTGGAAATGATCGCCCAGTTCATGGACAGCCATCCGGAAACCTTCAACCAGCCGTCTGACTCCTCCAGCAAGGGGACTGGCGGTGGTGGCGGTGGCGGTGGTGCTCCGGCTCCATCTGTGGGCGGTGGCGGTGGCGGTGGCGGTGGCGGTGGCGGTGCTACTCCAGCTCCATCTGCGGGTGGCGGTGGCGGCGGTGCAGCTCCAGCTCCATCTGTGGGTGGTGGCGGTGGCGGTGCGGCTCCAACTCCATCCATCGGTGGTGCGGCTCCGACTCCTGGTACAGGCAGTCCTGCAGGCACTGGTTCTGCTGGCTCATCCACTCCAGTGTCCTTCCCGACTGCTTCGGGTAGCCCGACCGTAGTCAACGAAACGATCAAGGTAGGCCCGGGCGAAGTGTTCGATGGCCAGGGCAAGACCTTCACTGCCGGCCCTAGCCTGGGTGATGGCGGACAGGGCGAAGGACAGAAGCCAATCTTCGAGCTGGCTGAAGGCGCCACCCTGAAAAACGTGACCTTCGGTGAAAACGCAGCTGATGGCGTGCACGTCCGTGCTGGTAACGAGAAGGCTGTAAACGTCGATAACGTTCACTGGACCAACGTCGGTGAAGACGCGCTGACCGTGAAGGGCGAGGGCGGTGCCAAAGTCACCAACCTGAACATCACCAACAGCAGCGCCCAGGGCGCCAATGACAAGATCTTCCAGCTCAATGCCGACGCTAACGTGAGCGTTGACAACTTCAAGGCCAAGGACTTCGGAACCTTCATGCGCACCAACGGCGGGCAGCAGGGTAACTGGAACCTGGACCTGAAGAACGTCGACGCTGAAAATGGCAAGTTCTCCTTCGTGAAGAGCGACAGTGAAGGCCTGAACCTGACCACCAGCGGCATCAACCTGAAGAACGTAGAGCATGCTTACGACAAGCTGCCTGGCTCTACCAACCACAAGGAGGTCTGA
- a CDS encoding HrpW-specific chaperone: MTAVQQKPEEVSWSSLVRNGGYLTPAQRQAFESAIALVNERLQSTLDKPGNRVNGQFSLNNYIDSLESEFKRDAGTDELRGDASLTAFWIVRLLADRLLEAAGARPVVH; this comes from the coding sequence ATGACAGCTGTGCAACAAAAGCCTGAAGAGGTGTCATGGTCCTCTCTGGTACGCAACGGCGGTTACCTGACTCCGGCACAGCGTCAGGCGTTTGAAAGTGCAATCGCTCTGGTCAACGAGCGTCTGCAGAGCACCCTCGACAAGCCGGGTAACCGGGTCAATGGCCAGTTCAGCCTGAACAACTACATTGACAGCCTGGAGTCGGAGTTCAAACGCGATGCAGGTACCGACGAGCTACGTGGCGATGCTTCGCTGACAGCCTTCTGGATCGTGCGGTTGCTGGCGGATCGCTTGCTGGAAGCAGCAGGTGCCAGGCCGGTCGTGCACTGA
- the sctL gene encoding type III secretion system stator protein SctL produces MLTSRSLTLTSNRSTVNEPLLRREVLEQSLLAEELLEDARARAREILETAEAEAEALRRRCEEETRAEVWQQAQSLLDDLSEQREQTLATIVEAAEDLVQQALQLVLGELSDGQKVGAVLRQLTSASPNEESALIYCHPDQIPLLAQSLEEQGQLGWTLRGDPNLDLDAISLRTEHGDFSLSWSALQRHLWP; encoded by the coding sequence ATGTTGACCAGTCGCAGTCTGACGCTTACCAGTAACCGATCCACGGTTAACGAGCCGCTTCTGCGCCGGGAAGTTCTTGAGCAGAGCCTGCTGGCAGAAGAACTGCTGGAAGATGCCCGTGCCCGTGCCCGGGAAATCCTTGAAACTGCCGAGGCTGAGGCCGAGGCGTTGCGTCGGCGCTGCGAAGAAGAAACCCGTGCCGAGGTCTGGCAGCAGGCCCAGTCATTGCTCGATGATCTGAGCGAGCAACGGGAGCAGACACTGGCAACGATTGTCGAGGCGGCAGAAGATCTGGTTCAGCAGGCATTGCAGCTTGTGCTGGGCGAATTGTCGGACGGCCAGAAAGTCGGCGCAGTCCTGCGGCAACTGACCTCGGCCAGCCCCAACGAAGAGTCGGCCTTGATCTATTGCCATCCCGACCAGATACCGCTGCTTGCCCAAAGCCTGGAAGAGCAGGGGCAACTGGGCTGGACGTTGCGAGGTGATCCGAATCTTGACCTCGATGCCATCAGCCTGCGCACCGAACATGGGGACTTCAGCCTGAGCTGGAGCGCCCTGCAGCGTCATCTCTGGCCTTGA
- a CDS encoding DNA-binding protein, producing the protein MIPSSSLGAAQGTTFQSSFASTQMSTMQSDPNGSAGKIASLLGDSLFEKSGSGANIRNTDNPLLGMVADYMDRNPDEFGKPHDANGKVNGWRDELSEDKYLNSKEKESFTKGLEGLINEFLSGGSKGQNVSGGSGFGTGNSGFNTGNNTGTHSSSGCGGSAASNGASGGGLQELLAALLGSLGEEKLDNLLTPNTAPNAKSGQMSFNFEDKDVLKEVSRFMDMHPEEFGKPDGKSKDWMGELSEGDNVMSKAEGEQFQKAINMIKGEIKDSAQGNSLGGLFPNAEQNFQNGGAGNTLKTDASIAAGNVLSVLVQQSVTDYRG; encoded by the coding sequence ATGATTCCTTCTTCTTCGTTAGGCGCTGCGCAAGGCACCACTTTCCAGAGCTCCTTCGCAAGTACGCAAATGTCTACCATGCAGTCCGACCCTAACGGAAGTGCTGGCAAGATCGCTTCATTGCTGGGTGATTCGCTGTTTGAAAAGTCGGGCAGCGGCGCCAACATCCGTAACACTGACAATCCGTTGCTTGGCATGGTTGCCGATTACATGGATCGCAATCCTGACGAGTTCGGAAAACCGCACGACGCCAATGGCAAGGTCAATGGCTGGCGCGACGAGCTGTCGGAAGACAAGTACCTCAACAGTAAGGAGAAAGAATCCTTCACTAAAGGTCTTGAAGGTCTGATCAACGAATTCCTCAGTGGCGGCTCCAAAGGCCAGAACGTCTCTGGCGGTTCGGGTTTCGGTACGGGGAACTCGGGTTTCAATACTGGCAACAATACCGGCACCCATTCCTCGTCGGGCTGTGGCGGTTCGGCAGCCAGCAACGGAGCTTCCGGTGGTGGCCTTCAGGAACTGCTGGCCGCATTGCTGGGCAGCCTGGGCGAGGAAAAACTCGACAACCTGCTGACGCCCAATACTGCCCCGAATGCCAAAAGCGGCCAGATGAGCTTCAACTTCGAGGACAAAGACGTTCTCAAGGAAGTCTCGCGCTTCATGGACATGCATCCGGAAGAGTTCGGAAAACCGGACGGCAAGTCGAAGGACTGGATGGGGGAGCTCTCCGAGGGCGACAACGTCATGTCCAAGGCTGAAGGCGAGCAGTTCCAGAAAGCCATCAACATGATCAAGGGCGAAATCAAGGACAGTGCTCAGGGCAATTCGCTGGGCGGCCTGTTTCCCAATGCGGAACAGAATTTCCAGAACGGTGGCGCCGGCAACACCTTGAAGACCGATGCGAGCATCGCGGCGGGCAACGTTCTGTCCGTTCTTGTTCAGCAAAGCGTCACCGACTATCGCGGTTGA